The window TTACATTTCTGTGTCTTCTGATGACTTTAGGCTGGAGTAGTGGGTGtaactgtaaataaataaagagaccaAGGATGGAATAATACAGAAGCTTGAAGAAATGAAGGTAAACAAGAAGGTTTTTGAACTCATCTGAAAACATAACAGAATGACTTTATGGTTAAATGTATGTCTTCTGTTTGGAAAGTTATGTGATGAATATGGGCTTAAACTGCAGAGTCTTAGCTTTCATTTGAAATTATGACATTTTTAAAGATGCACTGTTATTTTAAGCAGGTGGGCAGTCTAGAGATGATTCTGTATGTGGCATTTTGTTTACTGTGAACCTACAACATGTGAGCTTACGATGCAAATTAAATTGTTCATCCTTACTGGGTCTGAGCAGAGACATGGCAATTAGAGACCAGAGAATCAGAGACATTTGGCGACTTGGAAACAAGAGCTGGTGATGTGAAGTGGGTGGGTGGGTTCATTTCAACAGCTATCACTTCAAGTCCTTGAATTTCATCAGCTTTCTGTGATCTGGTTGCCATGTCGCTGCTTGTTATTTACTGTGTGGAAGCCCCGAGACAAAATCAACAGTTTAGTATAttctggggaaaaaagaaagaacaacacACTTCTTATAAtacttttcttaaaataaaAGGCCTGGATAATAGAAAACAACAGCGGTGGATGATTGCAGGAAAAGCAAGTCTCACTAAAGACAGCTACAGGCCTGGGAAAGCATCTAAAAGAAGCAGACGGACTATTTtgcagttttcttgtttttagacGGCTGTCATTGTTTCTTTCAttgttaaaaacatttaacagtATATTAAAATTATTGTACTTCCTTAACTGTTTATGCAATATCTTTGTTTTTTGCACTTTAATATCAAATAACTGATATGTATATTATTATACGtaatatattttgatatttaaaATATGACATGTTTGTTATTTGTACTACTGTTTCTGTTGAGTCATTCTGAGTCATTGTGTGTGCGTGATGCATGTAAACTCCTGAGGTTTATTCCACAGACCTTACATATATAATGCACAGTTATTCTCATAATACAgacattcaaattcaaataacTCCTTTACTTTGAGCTATTGCAGGTTAAACAATTGTGAGTGAGAACAGACTGAGCGGCTGCTGGGAGAGCGGTAGTGAGATTCATTCGTCACCTCGGGCCTTCACACTCATcaaatatgattaaaaaaatacttttatgaGAGAGGAGGAAAGTGTTCCAGTCTTCTTTTATCCATCATATTAAATTTAAATACCAATCCCCCCACTGCACTGTCTTTATCTTCATACCATTGCAGGCTATAGTCATTTTAAATAATCTGTTTAAAGTTGTTTGCAAggaattcacattttttatacTTTAGCAGAATTCTTGCCTTTGTTGTTGAGATACCGTCACATGTATGACCATGATATGGATATGATGATACTGAGGGAAGTAAAGATCAGTTATAAAACAGCAACCTTTCTGTTTGAAGTACTCGCTGTGTGTCAGTCTAACTCACCCAAACAGAGAATGATTAACCTGTGAGATAAAAGCAAAACTGTTGTGAGAACAGAAGAACCAATATAAATCTCAGCTGAAACTGAAACTCTTGGGACTGCATTCAAAAGTGAACATTGTAACATTGTACTTCACTCGAGTAAACCAGAAAACAGGAGGAAAAAACTTAACAAAATAttgtaaaagaaaatttatagggcagaacttttatttttccttctttgtgaCCCCCATTAAACATCTTAAGACCCCTCATATTTTAGGGTATCTGTACACAGTGACATCGGCTtctaaatcaaacaatcaatttGAAGTGCAGAATTTTGGGTTTATTTCAAGGGGtttaaaaacaattttgcattaactgtttaggaattgccatcatttttattcatatttgaaATACTTTGCAATTAAAGACCACCTGCTTTATTTGAGGGTCTTTctgccttcagttttgtcttcagtctctcatatatatatatctcataaTATCTCATTTCTTTGCTCTGAGAAACTCTTGGACTGCTTTTGCATTTTGCTTTGGTTTATTTATCCATGTCCTCTCTGAAGCACAGTccagtcagttttgtctgactCTGAGCAGAGCGTACAGCCCAGTACACGTCACAATTCATCCTACGACTATCTGCCGTCACATTAATAAACACTAGTGAGCTGTTTCTACATGCACGCTCATACATAACAATCCCCCACCATGTTTGCCAGATGATGTGGTGGTATGATCTCTCTGTTAGGTTTCATTTGGTTTGAACTGTTGAAGTCCTCCTTCATTTCCATTATTGGACATCACGTTCTAACTTCCAGTGAACAGCTCCCAAAATCCAAGTTCAAGTCTTGGAATCTTTTCTCTGCTAAATGTTTCATGGAATAATGAGGGGAAAGGCCTCACTTGACCATGAAACTGAGAACAGTTGAGTGTCATAGAAGTGAAGATAGTCACAGTGtaactgcaaaacaaaacaaaacagccccGAAGCTCAGAAAATATAGTCAAGAAATCTGAGGAACCTGTGCAGACTAAATTTATTCATCAATAAACTGTCAATTCCCAATCCCACAGTATAGTCTTGTTTAATTTATATAAAGCTTCCCCGCCTTAAAGAATTCACTGTTTGTCACTTGGAGACCTGCTAAAAATAATtagaattatttatatatatatttatgaccCTATGCCCTTTGGCACTGAGCCAACAGTCAAACCGGGTAAAAGGAAGTGCGGCTGCAGTCGATGAAACACACAACTGCTGACGTCCGACTCTTCAGCTGCACAAACcgaaaacaaaaagcactgtCACCTGcagttctttgtgttttgaagAAATGACCTGACAACCCTCCACACTTGCACATCAGAAAGGAGACTCGTGAATTTCATGCCTCAGTaattgttttacatttaaagCCTATATTTCCTGCAAGGCCTGTAATACTCAATGAAGAAGTTTCGCCTCTGTGGTAAACTGTCAAAGTTCATTTCATCACCTTTCACAGACATGACATCCACCACAGACCAGTTCCTCTTTCAGCTGCATCCCTGTTTTAAATGCTCCAGGCCAGTGCTCTGGTCTAATTTACATTATCACTTTCAGGGCTTTTTATGGTGCTCAAATAAGCACATAACCATTGTCTAATTTTTGCATTCTTGTTGTTTATCCGTGCTCACAAAAAAATGTATAAGGGAATAACCATTTAAACTAACTCACCTTAACAGTTTAgtgcacaaagacagaaaaagtaTATTTATTACAGTCAACAGTTACAGACTTTGAATCTACGTATCAGGACATGATAAGCAGTTGTCTGGTCCTTCGCAGGTTTTCAAATGAGGCAATCACAGCTTTAGAAGAACAACAACACACGacatattacacttttttttttatttggtaaACTGTAAGCCGAAtagcagaagcagtgtgtgagaAATGAAGAACATCCCATGATTCGCTTTTAGAGCAGCAATCATTTTGTTGAGTGTCAGTGTAGCTCACTGGGCTGAGCAGGTGACCCATATGCTGCAAGGCTATTTGCAGAAAGCTGAGTTTGATGCTGTCCCAGGCAGATTTACTGTGCGTCCCCCCTTAAAGCATCtctatcaggttgaggtctggactttgataGTGCCAACGCATCAGCTTgaggttttttcattttcacttattCTGTTGCCGTGCTTggcatcattgtcctgttgcatgactcaGATCAGCCaaactttagctgtcagacagatgagCTCACATTGATTCTAGGATACTGTGAtacacagaggagttcatggtcgacTGCGAAACAAGCCTAAATCATCACCCGTCCACCACCGTGCTGATAGTTTGTGAGGTGTTTGTCCTGATATGCTGATTTGGTTTTCTCCCAACGTGGTGCTGTGCCTTAtgttaacctcctaagacccgaactcttccacggcatgcatttttaatttctctttgatatttgggcatattggggcctaaGAACgtcaaaacaaagaattaccagattttttttttccttatttttgtttttaagaaaaataagagccacatatgaggatattggtttaaaattttgatagaacagtagcagtataatgtcctcgtaagtggatatcaggcccttgtagagaaaaattgagtattttggtctaaataacccagaatgtgatgtccacatatgtggatgccaggtcctaggaggttaaacatCACCACTTTGGACTCGTCTGTCCCAAAGgccattgttccagaagtctttcTTCAGAACTTTTCAAACCTAAGCTATGGTACTATGTCCTTTTTGGAGAAAAGAGGCCTTCTCCTGGCAAACCTTCCAAACAATCCATAAGAGTTCAGGCTTCTTCTAATTGTAATTTTCACgagctttaacatttaacaagcTAACCAAGGCCTGCAGACTCTGAgaggtggatttttttttgtatggtctgaccttggggtgaatttgtgGGAACATCGACTCTGGGGGAGATTGTTCTGAAAAACTGTAGAATGATGGACTTCAGTTCCTTGAAAGTGGCAACAGTTGCTTCTCTCATGGCTGATGTTTATGACGTTTATGGAGGGTCATTCTGATTAATGATTAATTAATCAAGTGATTTCATTAGTAGCACTTGGTTGCTTACTctttacatttcaaaatataaataataaaagttgCATAATCTTTAGATTGTATATGTTTAAAAATTTAATATACAAAAAGCTCTCTTACTTGCACACATTCAGAAAAAGTTAATGTGCTACGGAAAATGGcatatgaaatttaaaatgtaaaaataatgacACCTTCTGACAAACTGAGACTTAATGCCATTGAAAATTTTATTGTGATATCTGATAGTTTACATTAGAGTGAAAACAGACATGTGACATGGCTTTAATAAGACAGAATGCAAAGCAATGTAGTCAAATAAAAAGCAGAATATTTGCTTTAAAatttaggaagaaaaaaaaacaaaaaacaggcacGACATCATAAATACAACATGCTTTTAGACCTCAAACTGTAGTTTAACAGTCCTAAGAAAAGAACTTGTACAGTCTTTTCCCCGTATACCCATCTAGCCTTTGATCAACATCCTGTTTAGACAGTAACAGAGCGCAAAAAGTAGGTAGCCAGTGCCACGATAACAACAGAACAACAATAAAAAGTAAACAGTTTTCAGCAGCAAATATCTACATTTTTCATCCAGGCTGCTTTGACGCTGTATTTCAGAGAATCAAAACATTCTACAGAAAGACAATGTCATAGGTGACAGGTTTTCTACTCTTTGATTTTGGTATCGCAGTCGAATCTCCAGGGGCCCATCGACCGTGGCCCCTGGCTTCGTTCCTGCCCGCTGACACATGACACTGATGCATTCGATAGAGCCTGGGTCTTTATTTGGTACGCACTGGCGGTGACACTGGCAGCTGCTTTTTGTTGGTTCAATTTTGACTGACTTATCGAAGGGAAGAGTACAGAGGCTCTGCAGTCGGGTCGCTCCcagaaactgctgctgctgccatgtgGAGGTCCTCAAGAGAAACTGGCTGTGTGCATGTAGCAGAGGGAAATCGtacaactgtgtgtgtgcattcagtAATGATTCAGATAGACACAAACAGTCCTGTAAGGTAGATTTCTTTCCAAATTTTGCTACCGGTGCTGGTCTTGTGAGACTGAGTGTGTGGAAAGTTCACAGAGGTAAACCAACCTAAAGGCAGGGGCTGTGGCATTGTTATGTTAATGCAATCAGACTTTGCTGTTTTAATAAAAGCTCATCATAGTTCAGGAGCTGCAACCTTCGAGCATCTAACGATGCATTCATGCGTTCATGTGAACATCTAATGTTTGTAGCTTTAAACTGACCAAATCTCACGACATGTGGAAGAAGACATGGCTTTAATGCAATGACTGTTTTATCCGATGGCCTTCCAGTCTGTAGTTTTCCAGCTTGTTACCAGGAAATGGAAAGACAAGCTAGTTCTGGCTGAAGGACCTCAAATCTTTCACATCATCTTTCAATACTTTAGAATTTGGACTCAAAAACAGGCCATTAAAAGTTTGATACGACATCCGCAAAGAAGTTTGTTGCACCTCTGAGCACACGCCCAAACGATGCTACGGGGTTAACTCTTGCAGCTGCGCTCAACACTCTATGCATTAAGTTGTTGGACAGACCTGCAAATTCTTGCCTGCATTTGACAGGCCCTGCGTGTCCTGCAAAACATCGAAAGGATGCAGCACCAGAACTGAGATGTGACTAAAACAGGCTATTATCATCAAAACAAGCCATTCGATCAAATAGATAAGGGGAGTAACAGTtcacttttacacaaaaaaagaaaaacaccacgAGAATGAATACGTTCAAAAAATACAATCAGATATTCACAGCCAGTGTTGCCGCAAACTAATGACCTCCGACATAGCTGCCACAGGGTGCATTTCTACACCTGAAAGCCCTCAGCACAGGAGACACTGACTGCGGTGGCCAAAGGGTCTTGGTAAAGGCTCTCCCTGCGACATGGTGGGAGATTCCAGCTCGCCCTCAACGTCTACATGGCTCAGCAGAGACCTAAACACCGGCCCTCTAACGGGCTCTTACCACACAAGCTAAATAAACAagctaacagaaaaaaaagcaaacaaaccaaACGGGGGATAAATCACTTCCAAACAAACTAACCTGGCTGTCAACCTCGCAGATCAGCAGGCGAGACAGCGAAACCAAACAGCTgtgaaagggaagaaaaaaaacacaccaggAAAACTCAAaaaggaaagaggggaaaactgAGGAAGAGAAGGTAAACATTCGCTTTGGTGTGCAGGCATGCATGTGGATTAACACACATGCATGTATGCGCACACGCCAGACACCACACAGCCAGAGGTACGGTGAACAAAAGTGCTTCAAGTAGGGGAAGTAAAAGAACTAACCCAGTAGAAATACGTATAAAACCTTAAATATGTTACTTTATGTACAAAAACTGTAACACGGGCCAATATCTTAgctgtttatgtatttatatttcaaGTAGGTATCACTGCTAACTATCAAGGGTTTGCATTGTCATAGTTTTAGGTTAAAAGGTCGTGTGATCTGACTGACCTTGCCGGCAAAGTAATCAATcactgctgatttttttttttttaatttttttttttttaaatctctcccATCGTGTCCCACCCTGCCCACGCCATCACCTGCCCACACCATCACCTGCTGCCATCTTTTTAATCCCTCTGATTAAAAAGTCCAACAAGTCCCGGGcaacctcttcctcctctttgctTTACTCTGAGAAATAATATACTGAATATCCATCTGTTTTTGCACCTTTAAATCTGAACGtagaaaatatatgtgtgtatatataccaAGTCTCTGTTATCCATAGAGCTCTGAGGATTTTGGTGAAAAATGTTATTTCGAGGGCTACTTCTTTGAACCAGGAAGGGGGCGAAGGGAAGGGGAAGACACATCGGTTCACATGAAAGTTTTCAGAGTTATGCACTGCACAacagaaggaaaaataaaagaaaacaagtagAGGGAGGCCGTTCGTGTTTTGAAGAGGCACAAGATTCATACGGCTTGGAGGCAAATCACAGATGCTGTCCACAAAGAGACGATTCATACGctccgagagagagagagaaggacgTAAAGTGCAAAAGATCTAGAAGAACGGGGCGAAGCGGCGGGATTTCCAGGATAGCAGCAAAAAATTGGAAACTACTTTGTGGTGTGGAAGAAGTGAGAGGAAACCTGGaatttaaacaaaatgaaaccaaattTCCTCAAAGTATCTAACAGGCAGCTGCTAAGCATACCAGAGTCGACGAAGccctcctgctccagcttcctTTCCATCTCCAACAATCTGTCGTTCATCTGTGAGAAGGCCATTGGGAAACGAGAGCGAACAAACATTTTGCCTCCAAACCGCGATGGACCAAACGCCTCTGCAAAGTGCAAACGAAGTCGTTCAAGTATGCCACTGTATAATgcatgaccacacacacacacaaaatgcatatatacacacagtaatatgcatatatacatatgtgcGTGAcagcaaatatatatatatatatatatatatatagaaaccATGTTCCAATATCGACGTACTACGAACATTTTCATAGTATTTATGGATATGTAATCATAGTATGTGTATTTATATTCATATGTAAGTGTCTCTTATTGTTTCATTACCAGACAATGGGATAATACACTCTGTCATCGTGTTTTATGATGTGTGGGCACTGATGGAAGGATCCCCAGTCTAATAACCATTTCTGCTCCTTTTTCGTCTTTCACTCGTGGTACTGCTGCAAACTGGGACCAGCCACAATCGCAATTAGCCAAACACTACAAATATGTATCTATAGATCTatgtatacgtatatatataccCATTTATGTCAAACGAATACTAGGTGCTGCTTTCAATGCTTTTGGGTGCTGAAAAGTAccagaaagagggaaaaagaaagtcgaaaaaaagggtaaaaacagaaaaatatcagGTATAAAATTCCACAATACTGCAAACTCATTCTTTGcctctttaaaaaagaaaaaaagaaagaaagcaagatGCTGCTACATATTTGCAACTACGATAAACTCCCTTTCCCCCTCTGCTCCTCACCCATCCCTGATTACTCATTTGGACATTAGCAAAGAAAAGCATGCTCAGCTAGAGGCAGAGATACACCAAGCCGACAAAATGAATAAACACAGACTTGACgggaaataaaatataatgctAACCAGTAACATCCATTGGCTGCCAAACCAAATCTTTACCAAACCCGACGTTAAAACTGAAGcaaataacattaaaataacCAAAGTCATCcatcaagaaaagaaagaaacgtCCTCTCGGTGAAGTCTCTCTCTTCCTTCGCATAGTGGTCGACACGTCACCACAATCACTTGTAAGCGTGTTTCGGTGGGGCGGCGGCGGGTTGAGAGTGGGCGGGGTCGATCCCAAAAGCTCTGGGGAAGTAACGGCGGGACTCACATGACGTCGTTTTTCAACGAGTCGCTCCACTCGGCGGTCGCCGTTTGTTCACTTTCACAATGAGCAGGTGGGTGCGTGTGCACGTGGAGAAGGCGGGAAGGTGGaggtgtttgatttttttaactGTTAGGAAAGTGTGGGGGCTGGTGGAGGGAGGGCCGGACGAGCGCCCTCCCCCTGTAGTTCGATAAAGAGCATTCCCAggtcagaaaaacaacaacaaaaacaagaaaaacaaacggAGAGGCGGAGCGTCACTCCCACCCGTTGTCCTTGATCATGTGAGCCAGCTCGATGATGAACTTTCCCTCTTTGTACTTTTGACTGCTTTCAAACGCGTGCTCCtgttaaaagaggaaaaacatcagagaatcagtcaggaaaaagaaaaacacattatcaaACAAAACGAGTGACAGTGGGAATACAAGTGGAAAAAGAGCAATAAACAGCTGCTCTTCATATCTCAGTGGCTCATCTGTGCTCACTTTACTTTTCTCCTATATCGGTGCATCTTTGTAACCATCACCGGTGCATCATATAGACTAACGTGCTCTGCAGGGACTGCTGATGTAAATTAGCAGCTTTGCTAAAATCTGGCACGCTTACATCTtccgttttttgttttaaaatagttataaaaacacacaaaaagacagaaagactgGCGATTTTGTCCCAGCCCTTTTTTATATGGAGAACATGGGAAGCGTAGAGGCAGCATTCAAGCATCCAAGATGAACACATTGATGTAGCACTATCACCATCTATCACATCACCGTCAGAGAACAGCAGGGCTTTGAGAGACGCAGAGAGAAATATGAGAAATATTTCCTCCGGTGTCCAGATCGCTTCGTTCAAAGGTCTAAACTTCCAGACCGGCAGTGCATCTCGTTAAGTGCTGTATGATTTCCGGCATATGTCCCGGCCCTGCTGAGCTCCGGGAGACTCGTGCGAGTCTGCTTCTGTGAATATTTGCTCAGCCTGGTTTGCCTTGTAAACCAGTCCTGCTCTGCTTTGCTTGCAGGGCTTTTCGGAGAATCTCTAATTGTTTTTGTCACTGAAGCAGCAGCTTTAAGTGAGTCCCTGTCTTTATACCGTGTTTAGTTATTTTACACCCTTCTATACTCTTTTCACACAATTACCAGGACAAGCCTCTTCAAAACGGCCTGACATTTAATCACTGTAGACTCTCAGAGGTACCAGCCTGGCTGTCTGCAGCCAACCTTTCGGCACTGTAATTATCTTGCACACTTGGATACCACAGAGTGTTCAATCTCTGAGCCCAAACAAAAACctgagtatttaaaaaaagaaaaagtgtcagtttctttaatgaGCATTGCTTTAATGAGAGCAACCTCGTTCTTCTGACCTGTAACAGCATAATGTGTTCTCTCAGAAACTagaaaaaccacacagatgcaaaACAACAAAGCAGCAGCCTTAAGTGATCCATCAAGACAGACGGGGAAAGTTTAAATAGCAAATTACTTACATATTTCCAACCAAGGGTGGTTTTACAGTTTTCACAGTAGATATCAGCCACAGCATGTAAACCTGTGAGGAGAACCCGCTCCTCTGCTGGCCCGCAGCCGACATTCACCCTGTAAGGAAGGCAGGGAGATCAGGAAAGGTCACAAGGGTCAAGGAAATTAAAGCAGAGCATAAATAGAGGCCCTGTGAttaaatatggtaaatggcctgtatttgtacagcgctttacttagtcccaaggaccccaaagcgctttacactacattcagtcatccacacattcacgcactggcga is drawn from Maylandia zebra isolate NMK-2024a linkage group LG12, Mzebra_GT3a, whole genome shotgun sequence and contains these coding sequences:
- the ypel1 gene encoding protein yippee-like 1; translation: MVKMTKSKTFQAYLPSCHRTYSCIHCRAHLANHDELISKSFQGSQGRAYLFNSVVNVGCGPAEERVLLTGLHAVADIYCENCKTTLGWKYEHAFESSQKYKEGKFIIELAHMIKDNGWE